GGTGCCGAAGGCAAGCAGCAGCACGGCTCCGGTGGCGGCGAGCCCGCCAAGGGCGAGGCGCATGACGCGGCGAACCCCCGCAAGGTAGAGCGCGACGGCTGCCCCGAGGCCCGCCAGGACCGCCTGCCGAACGCCGAAGCGCAGCGCGGAGTCACGGATGAAGCCGGCGGTCTCCCCCTGCAGGCGCCTGTACTGATCTTTTGACGGAGACTCGGCCAGCACCCGGACGGCAGCCGGTTCGACCCTGTCCAGCCTGAGGCGCAACTCGACCGGAAGGGTGTGGGTGCGAGCGTCCACCTCGCCCAGGGGCGGAAGCTCCACGACCGTGCGGCCACTGGCCGGAAGCCGGAGGCTCAAGGTGATGGCAAGGCCGGCGCCGCCCGCGTAACGGGCGGGCAAGGCGGTGACGGCCAGGGCTGCGCCGAGCAGGGCAGCCGCCGCAAGCCGCAAGGCCTTTGCCCGGCGGGCGAACCGATCACCCCGCTCCAAGCAGGCCCCGCCTCAATAGGTCGAGGGCGGCCGTCGCTGCCCGCTGCTTGACCTGGAGGCGATCCCCGGCGAACTGGTGCCGCTCGACCTGGGTTCCCGAGGGCAGTGCCACGGCCATGAAGACCAGGCCCACCGGCTTCTCGGCCGAACCGCCGCCAGGCCCCGCGACCCCCGTGACGGCAAGCCCTGCATCCGCTCCCGAAGTTCCCCGGACGCCCTCGGCCATGGCCCTCGCGCACGCCTCGCTGACCGCGCCGTGCAGGCGGATGACCTCCGGGTCAACGCCAAGGCGATGGATCTTTGCCTCGTTGCTGTATGCCACCACGTCCTCGAGAAGGTAGGCGGAGACGCCGGGCACGTTGGTGAGCCGGTCCCCCACGAGCCCTCCGGTACAGGACTCGGCCACGGCCAGCTTCCAGTTCCGGCGGGAAAGCAGCGTCACCACCGCCGACTCCAGGGTATCCGCGTCGAAGCCGTAGCAGAAGGCGCCCGCTCGCTCCAAAACGGCGCGCTCCACCGGGGCAATGAGCGCCCGGGCCTCGCCCTCGTCCCGGGCCCGCGCCGTGATGCGCAGGCTCACCTCGCCCGTCCCCGCATAGGTGGCCAGGGTCGGGTTCTCACGCTGGTGGATGAGGTCGATGAGCACCTGCTCCAGGGCAGCCTCTCCGACGCCCACGAACCGCAGCGTCCGGGAGAAGACGATGCCTTCGACCCCGGCAAGCCGGCGAGCCCTCTCGCGCAGGTACGGGATGACCCAGCCCTCCATCATGGCGCGCAGTTCCCTCGGCACCCCGGGAAGCGCTACGACAGCCTTGCCCTGCCCCTCCCACGCAAAGCCCGGAGCGGTGCCGAGCCGGTTCGGTATGACGTGCCCTCCCTGCGGGATCAGCGCCTGGCGGCGCTGGCTGGGGATCATCTCCCGGCCAAGCCGGCGGAAGTAATCCTCGACCTGGGACGCGGCCTCCTCAGAGACCTCCAGGGGCGCCCCCACCGCCGCCGCCACGACGTCGCGGGTGATATCGTCCTCGGTGGGCCCGAGACCGCCGGATATCAGCACCACGTCCGCGCGCTCGATGGCAAGCGCCACGGCCTGAACGGCCCGCCGGTGGTTGTCGCCGACCGTCTGGCGGAAATGAGCGTCATAGCCGATCTCGCTCAGCTTCTGAGCCATGTAGGCCGCATTGGTGTCCACGATCTGTCCCAGGAGAAGCTCGGTGCCGATGGAAACGATCTCAGCCCGCATCGCCTTGACTCCCCCCAGGCTCTCCCGTCCCCGCTTCAGGCCGCTCCGGTACCCGCCGCGCTCACCCGGCCGCGAAGCCATCCGCGCAGCTCGTCGCCGCTCAGCCGCTCCATGTCTGCAAGCTGGCGGCCGGCCTGCGCCAGCACTTGCCGGTACGCCTCCAGGAGCTGGCGGACGCGCTGTTCCTGCGCGGCCAGGATGGATGCCACCGCGTCGTGGAGGAGGCGGGCCGGGAGGTGCTCGCGGGAAACCACGCCGAGGGGCGACATGCCGGCGTAGACCATCTGGCGCGCCAGTTCGGCGGCCTTGTCGAAGTCGTTGAGCGCCCCCGTGCTGCGGCCGCCCAGTTCCAGGTCCTCCGCCACGGCGCCGCCCAACGCCACCGATATCTGGTCTTCAAGCTGGCGGGCTGTGTAGAGGTAGTGGTCGTCCTGTTCGGCCTGCCGCATGTACCCCAGGGCCTGCCCCCGGGAAGTGACCGTGACCTGTGCCACCGAGCCGGGACGCAGGAGTTCCGAGATCAGGGCGTGGCCCGCCTCGTGCACCGCGACGCGGCGCATCTCCTCGGGCGTGGGCTTGCGGTCGAGCCGCTCCCCGAGCATGACCTTGTCGATGGCGTCCCGCAGGTCGGTAGCCTCGATGCGGTCGCGCCCGGCCCGCAGAGCGACGATGGCCGCCTCGTTTACCACGGCTTCCAGGTGAGCCCCCGAAAAGCCGAACGTCTCCCGTGCCAACTCTTCGAGGTCGATATCCTCCGCAAGGGGGCGGTTGCGGCAGTGGATTTTGAGGATCTGCAGCCGTGCCTGGCGGTCCGGCAGGTCCACCCGCACCACGCGGTCGAACCGGCCAGGGCGCAAGAGCGCCGAATCCAGCAGGTCCATCCGGTTGGTGGCCCCGATGACCAGCACCTGAACGTCCTCGCTGCGGCTCCCGATGCCGTCCATCTCGACCAGGAGCTGGTTCAGCGTCTGATCGTACTCCAGATGGCTCGTATGGCGCCCCCGCTGCCCTCCCAGCACCTCCAGTTCGTCGATGAAGACGATGGCGGTGCGGCTCTTGCGCTGGCGAGCCAGCTGCCTGGCCCGCCGGAAGAGTTCCCGAACCCGCTGCGCCCCCACCCCGGCGTACATCTCGATGAACTGCGATCCGCTGGTCACCAGGAACGCTGCATCCGTGTACCCGGCCGCGGCCCGCGCCATCATGGTCTTCCCCGTACCCGGGGGCCCTGCCAGCAGGATGCCGCGCAGCGGCCGGATCCCCAGCCTGCGCGCCCGTTCCGGGTAGCGAACGAAGTCCAGGGCCTCGATGAGTTCCCGCTTGGCCATCTCCTGCCCGCCGATGTCATCGAAGCTCAGCGCTCCCTCCGAGGAGGTGGCGTTTTGCAGCACCTCGAAGCGCCGCCCGACAATCCGCCCGTCCGTGGAGAGGTACCGCACCGCCGCCAGCGCCCCCACCAGTACCAACAGCGGCCACAGGTTGACGCCGTTCAAGCTGGCGAAGACCGCGGCAGCAGCACCAAGGCCCAGCAGGATCTCGCGGGTCATCCGCTCCCACCTGCCCCAACCGGCGACCGGTTGCTATATGGCGCGGCGGCCCCCGCCCGCACCCTCAGCGCAGGCTTCGCTGTGACGGTGGCCCTGCCGGCCGGCAGGGGCCTGGGAACCACCTCGATGAGGAAGGCGTCCCGATCCTTCAAGAGCAGGTAGACGTTGCCCGAATCGACGTAGACGCGGCTTTCGGGCACCCCGAGCGTCTTCGCCTCGCTATACACCCGGTCGGCCATGTCGGTGAACGCCCCTGAGACCGCCCCCTCCTGCAGCGCCAGGGACAGGTGGTTGTAAGCGGCCACCAGGGAGGGCGTGCGCTGGTCCACCAGCACCACCTCGTCCACCCGGCCCACCCGCCCGGAAGCGGCCACGCGCTCAAGCGCCGTGACGAGCCCCGGCAGGTCTTCGGCGGGCGAGACCTCAACCCACAGGGACCGGACGCCCCCGTCGCTCGAAAGCCACGCCTGGCTGACCCCCGGTATCTGCTGGAGTTCCAGGAGCGCGGGCTGCGTCCTTTGCTCGGCGAGCCAGCGCTGCGCCCCCACCATTACGCCCAGGCTGATTACGAACGCGCCGGCCACCACCGGCCAGCGCCATCGGTTTGCACGCCCCATAGATGAAGAACGAAGAAGGGGCCGCTTCTTGCGCGGGGCGGCCCCTCCCTGGCGCTTCAGAACCCCCAAACCCTCGTTAAGGTGCCTGCGCGCTCGTTGGCCGGATGCCTGCGGCAGAGCAGCGCGCGGGGATTATATCACGCCCTACCCGTACCCCCCAACACCGGATCTTGTGCCACGGCTAGAAAGTCGTAGTACCCGTCGGCACGTGCGAGCCTCGCCTCCACGATCTGCCCCCGGGCGCCGCCGGGCAGCCGCAAGCGGGTCACGCCGTCCACCTCGGGGGCCTGGTACTCGGTTCGCCCGATCCACCAGCCCGGCCGGGTATCCGGGCGCTCCAGGAGGACCGACACGGGGCTTCCGGCCCGCCGCCCGTGCACTCTCGGCAGGATCTCCTGCTGCAACTCCATGACCGCCGCCCGGCGCCTGCGCTTCTCCCGGGCCGGTATCTGACCGGACATCGCTGCGGCCGGCGTGTCTTCCTCGCGCACGTAGGGAAAGACTCCCACGTGGTCGAACTCGGCCGCCTCCATGAAATCGAGGAGCTGCTCCACGTCTTTCTCCGTCTCGCCGGGAAAGCCTACGATGAACGTCGTCCGGAGGGCCACGTCGGGCATCCTGCGGCGGAGCTCAGCGATGATCCGCTCGTAAGCGGACCGGTTGCCCCACCGGCGCATGGCCTTGAGGATCGGCTCCGAGGCGTGCTGCAGGGGGATGTCGAGGTAGTGGCACACGCCGGGCGTCTCGGCCATGGCATCCATCAGCTCCGGAGTGACGTGGGCCGGGTAGGCGTAAAGCAGGCGAATCCAGCGAACGCCGGTCCGGCCGAGCTTCCTGACCAGTTCCGGCATGGCCAGCCGCCCGTACAGATCGGCCCCATACATGCTGGTGTCCTGCCCGATCAGGACGACCTCCCGCACCCCCTCGGCCGCCAGGCGTTCGACCTCTTCCAGGATCGACTCCATGGGGCGGCTGCGGTAAGGGCCCCGGATCCTCGGGATGGTGCAAAACGCGCAGGGGTGAACGCAGCCCTCCGAAACCTTTACGTACGCGAGGTGCCCGGGGGTCGAACGGAGCCGCGCCATGCGGTGGTGGTAAAGAAACGAGGGTGCCTCGTCCGCCACCACGACGCGCTCGCCGCGCAGCACGCCCCGCACCACGTCGGCGATGAGGGGGACCTCTGCCGTCCCTACCACCGCGTCGGCTTCCGGAAGCTCATGCGCCACCTCCTGCGCGTTGAACCGCCGCGGCAGGCAGCCGGCCACCACGAGCCCCTTCAGCGTGCCCTCCCTCTTGCCCCGGGCGAGCCGCAGGATCGTCTCGACGGACTCCCGCTGCGCAGGCTCGATGAAGCCGCACGTGTTGACGATGAGTACGTCAGCGCGCCCGGCGTCGGGCACGAGCCGGAAGCCGGCTTCCTGCAGGAGCCCGGCCATCACCTCGCTGTCCACCAGGTTCTTGGCGCATCCCAGCGAGACAATGGCGACCGCAGCGCCGTGCGTGTCGCTCACTTCCGCTATCCCCGCACCTCCCGCTCTCGAAAGGCAGGCGAATTATACCCTCTTGCCTGTGAGCGTGACAACGGCGCGCTCTTTCTTGACGCTGGTTTTTGGTTGCGACTATAATGCGTGTGGCCTCGCGCGGGATGGGGTCGGGCAGGATAGATCGGGCGCTTGAGGCTGTCTGGTGCGTGAGAGGTGGGCACGGGGGGATGCAGCCTTGAGTCCGTACGTCGACGTAGCGGTCTTCTTCGTCACCGCCGTTCTTTTCGTTTTGGTCACTTGGGGATTGTCATCACTATTACGACCTCACCATCCCTACCCCCAAAAGCTCGCGGTCTACGAGTGTGGTTCCCCTCCCGTCGGCGAAGCGCAGACCCGGTTCCACATCCGCTACTACATCTTTGCCCTGATCTTCGTCATCTTCGACGTAGAGACGGTCTTCTTGTACCCCTGGGGCGTGATCTTCCAGAGGCTAGGGTGGTTTGCCCTGGCTGAGATGGCGATCTTCTTGTTCATCCTCGTGGTCGGGCTGGTATATGCCTGGAAGAGGAGGGTGCTGCAGTGGGTGTAGGCAGCGCGCCGCTGCCCGTTACCACAGAGACCGGCCCCATGCCGGGGATCGTGCTGACCAATCTCCGCAAGGTCATCAACTGGAGCCGCAAGTCGTCTCTGTGGTACATGCTGTTCGGCATCGCGTGCTGCGCCATCGAACTGATGGCAACCGGCGCGTCCCGATACGACTTCGACCGGTTCGGGATGATCTTCAGGGCCTCGCCGCGGCAGGCCGATCTCATGATCGTGGCCGGTACCGTCAATGAAAAGATGGCAGACGTCGTGAAGCGCCTGTACGACCAGATGGCCGAGCCCCGGTGGGTCATCGCCATGGGCGTCTGCGCGGTGAACGGGGGCCCGTACTGGGGCTCCTACAACGTGGTGGACGGCGTGGACCTGGTGGTCCCCGTGGACGTGTACGTCCCCGGATGCCCGCCGCGCCCTGAGGCGCTGCTGCACGGCGTGCTGAAGCTCCAGGAGAAGATCGCGAAGGAGGGCCTGGTCATCCCCGTTCGCGGCTAAGATAGCAGGCCTCAGGGGCCGGGAGCTTGCGTACGACGGTGCGGCACAGGGGGTTGCGGTAGATGGCGTCTTCGACATCGTCTTCTTCACCGGTGGTTTCGCTGGACTCATCGAGGGTACCGGGTATCCTCACGCCAGAGCAGATCGTCGAAAGCCTCCAGGGCCGGTTCGAAGGCGTCGAGGCCGAGGCGCTGCCTTCGGGCTGGATTCGGGTCCGGCTCGCCAGGGAACAGCTTGCCGAACTGGCGCGCTTTGCCCGTGACGAACTCAAGTTCGACTACCTGAGCAACCTCACGGCGGTGGACCGCGGTGCGGACGGTTTCGACGTCGTTCTTCATCTGGAAGCGCTTTCCGGAGGGCAGCAGATGGCGGTCTATACGAGCTGCCCCCGCGACGACGCCCGGGTTCCCAGCGTGACGCCGGTCTGGCCGACCGCCAACTGGCACGAGCGTGAAGCGTGGGACCTGATGGGCGTGCACTTCGAGGGCCACCCGGACCTCCGGCGCATCCTCCTGAAGGAGAACTGGGTGGGGCACCCGCTTCGCAAGGACTACGTCGACCGCAGGCTGCCCCGCCAGCGGCAGACCCGGGAGACGTATCGGCCGGACAAGGTCAACACCACCACTTTTGACATCTCGGGCGATGGTGCCGTCGCGGGGGGAGAAAAGCCAGCCGGACCGGTTCGAGCCGTACTGGAGGTCCCGGACACGTACACGCCCCGCTCCGGCGTGATCGTCAACATGGGGCCCCAGCACCCGAGCACCCACGGCGTGCTGAGGTTGCTGGCCCAAATCGACGGCGAGCGCATCCTGGAGTGCGAGGCGGACGTCGGGTTCCTCCACCGGTGCTTCGAAAAGATAGCGGAGGGGCTTCCCTTCCCGAGCGTCATCCCGTACACCGACCGCACCGACTACCTGGCGGGGATGACCAACGAGCTGGCGTACTGCCTGGCCGTGGAACAGCTCTTCGAGGTGGAGGTGCCGCCCCGGGCGCAGGCCATCCGGGTTCTAGCCGCCGAACTCGGGCGCATCGCGAGCCACCTTTTGTGGTTCGGCACCATGTCGTTGGACCTCGGGGCGATCACGCCGTTCCTCTGGGCATGGCGGGAGCGCGAGAAGGTTCTCGACATCTTCGAAACCATTTCCGGCGCCCGCATGATGTACCACTACGTACGCATCGGCGGCCTGCGCAACGACCTGCCGGCCGGAGTGGACCGCCAGATTCGCAAGTTCCTCGATGACCTGCCGAAGAGCCTGGACGACTTCCATGCCGTTCTGACCGGAAACCCGATCTTCCAGGCCCGCACCCGCAACGTCGCGGTGCTGCCGCCCGACGCGGCCGTGGCCCTGGGAGCAAGTGGCCCGACGCTGCGGGCGTCCGGGGTACCGTACGACCTGCGCAAGGCGCACCCATACTCCGGCTACGAGAAGTACGAGTTTGCGGTTCCCGTCGGCGAGAGCGGTGACGTCCTCGACCGGTACACCGTCCGCATGGAGGAGATGCGGCAGAGCGTCCGCGT
This region of Bacillota bacterium genomic DNA includes:
- a CDS encoding competence/damage-inducible protein A, with translation MRAEIVSIGTELLLGQIVDTNAAYMAQKLSEIGYDAHFRQTVGDNHRRAVQAVALAIERADVVLISGGLGPTEDDITRDVVAAAVGAPLEVSEEAASQVEDYFRRLGREMIPSQRRQALIPQGGHVIPNRLGTAPGFAWEGQGKAVVALPGVPRELRAMMEGWVIPYLRERARRLAGVEGIVFSRTLRFVGVGEAALEQVLIDLIHQRENPTLATYAGTGEVSLRITARARDEGEARALIAPVERAVLERAGAFCYGFDADTLESAVVTLLSRRNWKLAVAESCTGGLVGDRLTNVPGVSAYLLEDVVAYSNEAKIHRLGVDPEVIRLHGAVSEACARAMAEGVRGTSGADAGLAVTGVAGPGGGSAEKPVGLVFMAVALPSGTQVERHQFAGDRLQVKQRAATAALDLLRRGLLGAG
- a CDS encoding AAA family ATPase, which gives rise to MTREILLGLGAAAAVFASLNGVNLWPLLVLVGALAAVRYLSTDGRIVGRRFEVLQNATSSEGALSFDDIGGQEMAKRELIEALDFVRYPERARRLGIRPLRGILLAGPPGTGKTMMARAAAGYTDAAFLVTSGSQFIEMYAGVGAQRVRELFRRARQLARQRKSRTAIVFIDELEVLGGQRGRHTSHLEYDQTLNQLLVEMDGIGSRSEDVQVLVIGATNRMDLLDSALLRPGRFDRVVRVDLPDRQARLQILKIHCRNRPLAEDIDLEELARETFGFSGAHLEAVVNEAAIVALRAGRDRIEATDLRDAIDKVMLGERLDRKPTPEEMRRVAVHEAGHALISELLRPGSVAQVTVTSRGQALGYMRQAEQDDHYLYTARQLEDQISVALGGAVAEDLELGGRSTGALNDFDKAAELARQMVYAGMSPLGVVSREHLPARLLHDAVASILAAQEQRVRQLLEAYRQVLAQAGRQLADMERLSGDELRGWLRGRVSAAGTGAA
- the rimO gene encoding 30S ribosomal protein S12 methylthiotransferase RimO, translated to MSDTHGAAVAIVSLGCAKNLVDSEVMAGLLQEAGFRLVPDAGRADVLIVNTCGFIEPAQRESVETILRLARGKREGTLKGLVVAGCLPRRFNAQEVAHELPEADAVVGTAEVPLIADVVRGVLRGERVVVADEAPSFLYHHRMARLRSTPGHLAYVKVSEGCVHPCAFCTIPRIRGPYRSRPMESILEEVERLAAEGVREVVLIGQDTSMYGADLYGRLAMPELVRKLGRTGVRWIRLLYAYPAHVTPELMDAMAETPGVCHYLDIPLQHASEPILKAMRRWGNRSAYERIIAELRRRMPDVALRTTFIVGFPGETEKDVEQLLDFMEAAEFDHVGVFPYVREEDTPAAAMSGQIPAREKRRRRAAVMELQQEILPRVHGRRAGSPVSVLLERPDTRPGWWIGRTEYQAPEVDGVTRLRLPGGARGQIVEARLARADGYYDFLAVAQDPVLGGTGRA
- a CDS encoding NADH-quinone oxidoreductase subunit A: MVTWGLSSLLRPHHPYPQKLAVYECGSPPVGEAQTRFHIRYYIFALIFVIFDVETVFLYPWGVIFQRLGWFALAEMAIFLFILVVGLVYAWKRRVLQWV
- a CDS encoding NADH-quinone oxidoreductase subunit B family protein; amino-acid sequence: MPGIVLTNLRKVINWSRKSSLWYMLFGIACCAIELMATGASRYDFDRFGMIFRASPRQADLMIVAGTVNEKMADVVKRLYDQMAEPRWVIAMGVCAVNGGPYWGSYNVVDGVDLVVPVDVYVPGCPPRPEALLHGVLKLQEKIAKEGLVIPVRG
- a CDS encoding NADH-quinone oxidoreductase subunit D, giving the protein MASSTSSSSPVVSLDSSRVPGILTPEQIVESLQGRFEGVEAEALPSGWIRVRLAREQLAELARFARDELKFDYLSNLTAVDRGADGFDVVLHLEALSGGQQMAVYTSCPRDDARVPSVTPVWPTANWHEREAWDLMGVHFEGHPDLRRILLKENWVGHPLRKDYVDRRLPRQRQTRETYRPDKVNTTTFDISGDGAVAGGEKPAGPVRAVLEVPDTYTPRSGVIVNMGPQHPSTHGVLRLLAQIDGERILECEADVGFLHRCFEKIAEGLPFPSVIPYTDRTDYLAGMTNELAYCLAVEQLFEVEVPPRAQAIRVLAAELGRIASHLLWFGTMSLDLGAITPFLWAWREREKVLDIFETISGARMMYHYVRIGGLRNDLPAGVDRQIRKFLDDLPKSLDDFHAVLTGNPIFQARTRNVAVLPPDAAVALGASGPTLRASGVPYDLRKAHPYSGYEKYEFAVPVGESGDVLDRYTVRMEEMRQSVRVARQALEGLPEGDVVGKTPRRWKAPEADAYSRVEGPRGEVGVYLVGDGQNDRPWRVHWRAPSFVHLQLVPVLTRNLLIADVVAVVGSIDIVLGEVDR